The Niallia alba genome includes a window with the following:
- a CDS encoding M4 family metallopeptidase produces MKKSLSLLLATGLVFGAAIPSGLAASNEQKKLEKFQLSQKNWDNKKDLPTFLSGKLSTKKYKVEKEIRAYLKENETLYKINPSKDLTLLEETTDELGMKHYQYVQSVNGVPIEGAAFYVHTNKAGEVVAVNGGLHPEASKKVTTTKAKLADKDAIEKAWKHLDLSKEETSNGDTVELKGLSSKAASESTTVEKDSLVVFEKNGIYHLAYKVEFQFIDPYPANWQIFVDANDGTIIDSLNAVTDAATTGRGTGVNGDTKTLNTYFSNGTYYLYDTTKPMSGGVIQTATAQNRSTLPGVYSTDADNAWTASNQRADVDAHYYAGVVYDYYYNTHNRNSYDNRGASITSTVHYQTNYNNAFWNGSQMVYGDGDGTTFAPLSGALDVVAHEITHAVTERTAGLQYQNQSGALNESMSDVFGYFLDPNDWLLGEDVYTPKVSGDGLRSLSNPESYGQPSTMSNYVNTTSDNGGVHINSGIPNKAAYYTISSIGKAQAEKIYYRALTTYLTPTSNFSNAKSALLQAASDLYGSNSSTYNAVKSAWDRVGVN; encoded by the coding sequence ATGAAGAAAAGTTTATCTCTATTACTAGCAACTGGTCTAGTATTCGGAGCTGCTATTCCAAGTGGATTAGCAGCAAGCAATGAACAAAAAAAGTTAGAAAAGTTCCAATTGTCTCAGAAAAATTGGGATAATAAAAAAGATTTACCCACCTTCCTATCTGGAAAACTATCTACTAAAAAATATAAAGTAGAAAAAGAGATTAGAGCTTATTTAAAAGAAAATGAGACACTCTACAAAATTAACCCAAGTAAAGATCTTACGCTATTAGAAGAAACAACAGACGAGCTTGGAATGAAACATTATCAATATGTTCAATCAGTAAATGGTGTTCCTATTGAAGGCGCGGCATTTTATGTTCACACAAATAAAGCTGGTGAAGTCGTAGCTGTCAATGGTGGATTACATCCCGAAGCATCAAAGAAAGTTACAACAACAAAAGCGAAACTAGCAGACAAGGATGCAATCGAGAAAGCATGGAAGCACTTAGATTTATCTAAAGAAGAGACAAGCAATGGCGATACAGTTGAATTAAAAGGATTAAGTAGCAAAGCAGCAAGTGAATCAACTACTGTTGAGAAAGACTCATTAGTTGTGTTTGAGAAAAATGGAATTTACCATCTAGCATATAAAGTAGAATTTCAATTTATCGACCCATATCCAGCAAACTGGCAAATTTTCGTTGATGCCAACGATGGAACAATTATAGATTCCTTAAACGCAGTAACTGATGCAGCAACCACAGGTCGTGGAACTGGAGTAAACGGAGACACTAAAACATTAAATACATATTTTTCAAACGGGACGTATTATTTGTATGATACAACAAAGCCAATGAGTGGCGGCGTTATTCAAACAGCTACTGCACAAAATCGTTCGACGCTTCCTGGGGTGTATTCAACAGATGCTGATAACGCTTGGACTGCAAGTAATCAACGTGCAGATGTAGACGCTCATTATTATGCTGGAGTAGTGTATGACTATTATTACAATACTCATAACCGAAATAGCTACGATAATAGAGGAGCATCTATTACATCAACCGTTCATTATCAAACAAACTATAATAATGCCTTCTGGAATGGTTCACAAATGGTTTACGGGGATGGAGATGGAACTACTTTTGCACCACTTTCTGGCGCACTTGATGTAGTGGCGCATGAAATTACCCATGCAGTAACAGAAAGAACAGCTGGCCTGCAATACCAAAATCAATCTGGTGCACTAAATGAATCTATGTCTGATGTGTTTGGCTATTTCCTTGATCCTAATGATTGGTTATTAGGAGAAGATGTCTATACACCAAAAGTTTCTGGCGATGGTCTGCGTAGTTTATCTAATCCTGAAAGCTATGGACAACCTTCTACAATGAGCAATTATGTCAATACAACAAGTGATAACGGCGGGGTTCATATTAACAGCGGTATTCCTAACAAAGCAGCTTATTATACAATTAGTTCTATCGGAAAAGCACAAGCGGAAAAAATTTATTATCGTGCATTAACAACCTACTTAACACCTACAAGTAATTTTAGTAACGCAAAATCTGCTTTATTACAAGCTGCTTCAGATCTTTATGGCAGCAACAGCAGCACTTATAATGCGGTAAAAAGTGCTTGGGATCGTGTAGGTGTAAACTAA
- a CDS encoding AraC family transcriptional regulator encodes MDTKRELTRLIEKHIKIDGTHETEINHLNIIRASTLTEPLHSIIEPSVCFIVQGSKLVMLGEELFHYDSSQYLVTSVHLPIRGKITEADEEKPYLCIRLGFTTEQILEAVANQKEADSYPPRRAMLVNKTTSDMTDALVRLLKLLDSPKDIPVLAPLYQKEILYRILQNEDGDQIKQFAILGSHAQAIKEVIQIINHAYAKPLRVEELAKSVNMSLSSFHHYFKSITGMSPLQFQKMVRLQEARRQMLSEGLEAAEAAFQVGYESPSQFSREYSRMFGLPPKSDVRKIQDNLK; translated from the coding sequence TTGGACACTAAAAGGGAGTTAACGAGATTAATAGAAAAGCACATAAAAATAGATGGTACTCATGAAACCGAGATAAACCATTTAAACATTATTCGAGCATCTACCTTAACAGAACCACTGCATTCTATTATAGAGCCTTCTGTATGTTTCATTGTGCAAGGTTCCAAATTAGTGATGTTAGGCGAGGAACTATTTCATTATGACTCCAGTCAATATCTTGTCACCTCTGTCCATCTGCCGATTCGCGGGAAAATTACAGAAGCGGACGAAGAAAAACCGTACTTATGCATAAGACTTGGATTTACAACAGAGCAGATTTTAGAAGCTGTTGCCAATCAAAAGGAAGCAGATTCCTATCCTCCTAGAAGGGCGATGCTAGTAAATAAAACTACCTCAGATATGACAGATGCATTAGTAAGGCTATTAAAGCTGCTGGACTCACCAAAAGATATTCCTGTTCTTGCACCTTTATATCAAAAGGAAATTTTATATCGAATTTTACAAAATGAGGATGGAGATCAAATCAAGCAATTTGCTATTTTAGGGAGCCATGCACAAGCAATAAAAGAGGTTATTCAAATAATCAATCATGCATATGCTAAACCACTTCGCGTAGAGGAATTAGCTAAATCTGTGAATATGAGCCTTTCATCTTTTCATCATTATTTTAAGTCGATTACCGGTATGTCTCCCTTACAGTTTCAAAAAATGGTCCGTCTACAGGAAGCACGAAGGCAAATGTTATCAGAAGGATTAGAAGCTGCAGAAGCAGCTTTTCAGGTTGGCTATGAAAGTCCATCACAGTTTAGTAGAGAATACAGTAGAATGTTTGGATTGCCGCCTAAAAGTGATGTGAGAAAAATACAAGATAATTTGAAATAA
- a CDS encoding SDR family oxidoreductase, with the protein MSNLQDKVAIITGASRGIGTTIAEELAQLGAKVIINYANSSDKAKEVVTNIVNNGGKAIAIQADVSKIKELERLFAETLQHYGKIDILVNNAGIMHTIPLNDVTEEEFDLHFSINVKGTYFACQQALKYMEQNGKIINFSTSVAGMMFPGYSLYTATKGAVEQITRQLAKEFGPKGITINTISPGPTNTELFMNGKSPEQLENLKKLNAFGRFGETDDISKVVAFLASDDARWITGQTIRVNGGMV; encoded by the coding sequence ATGAGTAATTTACAAGACAAAGTAGCTATTATTACTGGTGCTTCTAGAGGAATTGGCACAACGATTGCAGAAGAGCTTGCACAATTAGGTGCTAAAGTGATCATTAACTACGCAAATAGTTCAGATAAGGCAAAAGAAGTTGTTACAAACATTGTAAATAATGGTGGGAAAGCAATTGCCATCCAAGCAGATGTGAGCAAAATTAAAGAGCTAGAACGTTTATTTGCAGAGACACTTCAACACTATGGAAAAATAGACATTCTTGTAAATAATGCAGGAATTATGCACACCATTCCGTTAAATGATGTAACAGAAGAAGAATTTGATTTGCATTTCTCCATCAATGTTAAAGGAACGTATTTTGCATGTCAGCAGGCGCTCAAATATATGGAGCAGAATGGGAAAATCATTAATTTTTCTACATCAGTGGCAGGGATGATGTTCCCTGGATACAGTCTATACACTGCCACAAAAGGCGCTGTGGAACAGATTACTAGACAGTTGGCAAAGGAATTTGGACCAAAGGGCATTACTATAAATACAATCTCACCTGGCCCTACAAACACAGAATTATTTATGAATGGCAAAAGTCCAGAACAATTAGAAAATCTAAAAAAGCTTAATGCCTTTGGACGCTTTGGAGAAACCGATGATATATCGAAAGTTGTTGCCTTTCTAGCAAGTGATGACGCCCGTTGGATTACAGGACAAACGATTCGCGTAAATGGTGGAATGGTTTAA
- a CDS encoding DHA2 family efflux MFS transporter permease subunit: MTMDISAKGDAIGKSEFKTLPIIASFLIAGFVGLFSETALNMALNTIITDFAIKETTVQWLTTGFLLTLGILVPVSGLILQWFTTRQLFITSLIFSISGTLIGAIAPTFTILMIARIVQAVGTALLLPLMFNTILVLIPPHNRGKVMGMMGLVISFAPAVGPTISGLILRSLTWHWIFWVSLPLLVFALVFGSVFMQNVTTPTKPKIDILSIILSTIGFGGIVYGFSNAGEGGGWGNPVVIISIAIGLVSLIIFSIRQVKMEQPMMNLSAFKYPMFVLGLVLVIMIMMVMLSSMILLPLYLQNVLALSTFTAGLLLLPGGLINGFLSPIMGSLFDKFGPKWLVIPGLALATLALFGFSTIDIDTSSGFIIGLLIVLMIGVSMVMMPAQTNGLNQLPPELYPHGTAIMNTLQQVGGAIGTAIAISLLASGTSNYLSNATDLTNPLNPLLAFTAGVQKSFSFAIIVAIIGFVLSFFIKRVKVDHPSH; encoded by the coding sequence ATGACAATGGATATTTCCGCTAAAGGCGATGCAATCGGAAAAAGTGAGTTTAAGACACTTCCTATTATCGCATCTTTTTTAATAGCGGGTTTTGTTGGATTATTTAGTGAAACGGCACTGAATATGGCATTAAATACAATTATTACTGATTTTGCTATAAAGGAAACAACCGTACAATGGTTAACAACTGGGTTTCTATTAACACTTGGTATATTGGTTCCTGTTTCTGGACTTATTCTGCAATGGTTTACAACAAGGCAGTTATTTATTACTTCGTTAATCTTTTCGATTTCAGGAACACTAATAGGGGCAATTGCGCCAACCTTTACTATTTTAATGATTGCTCGTATTGTCCAGGCAGTCGGCACAGCACTCTTATTACCGCTGATGTTTAACACAATTCTTGTATTAATTCCGCCGCATAATCGTGGAAAAGTAATGGGAATGATGGGGCTAGTAATTAGTTTTGCGCCGGCAGTAGGGCCAACTATTTCTGGTTTAATTCTTCGCTCTCTTACATGGCATTGGATTTTCTGGGTATCACTCCCATTATTAGTTTTTGCGCTTGTTTTTGGAAGTGTATTTATGCAAAATGTAACGACACCAACGAAGCCTAAAATTGATATCTTATCGATAATTCTATCAACCATTGGATTTGGCGGAATTGTTTATGGGTTCAGTAATGCTGGAGAAGGTGGAGGTTGGGGAAACCCGGTTGTAATTATCTCAATCGCAATTGGTCTTGTGTCACTAATCATCTTCTCTATCCGTCAAGTAAAAATGGAACAGCCAATGATGAATTTAAGTGCGTTTAAATACCCGATGTTTGTGTTGGGATTAGTGCTCGTTATTATGATTATGATGGTAATGCTTTCGTCAATGATCCTATTGCCACTGTATTTACAAAACGTTCTCGCATTAAGTACATTTACAGCAGGATTATTGCTTCTGCCTGGTGGATTAATAAATGGATTTCTATCACCTATTATGGGAAGCCTTTTTGATAAATTTGGACCTAAATGGCTAGTTATTCCTGGTCTTGCGTTAGCAACTCTTGCATTATTCGGATTCTCCACCATTGATATTGATACATCATCAGGCTTTATTATTGGTCTTCTAATTGTTCTGATGATTGGTGTATCGATGGTAATGATGCCGGCACAAACAAATGGGTTAAACCAGCTGCCGCCAGAATTGTATCCACATGGAACTGCAATTATGAATACATTGCAACAGGTTGGTGGTGCAATCGGAACAGCAATTGCAATTTCTTTATTAGCTTCAGGTACTAGCAATTATTTGAGCAATGCGACAGATTTAACCAATCCGTTAAATCCATTGCTTGCCTTTACAGCGGGCGTACAAAAATCATTTAGCTTCGCAATTATTGTCGCAATAATTGGTTTTGTTCTATCTTTCTTTATTAAACGTGTGAAAGTGGATCATCCATCTCATTAA
- a CDS encoding TetR/AcrR family transcriptional regulator, producing MKKSNNKREAILTTATKLFQLQGFHATGLNQIIEESGAPKGSLYYHFPNGKEEIALEAIKRMRELVVEKMREDLNDGDTPVSAFQQHVNSIANEFDQMGCSALEGLQISLIASETALTHETLRVACDATFTDWQALYTNRLEEFGFKKELAQELGITLNAMIEGGCMLALTNKSSNPLRCISNQIAVLLKQ from the coding sequence ATGAAGAAATCCAACAATAAAAGAGAAGCAATTCTAACTACTGCAACTAAATTATTTCAGCTACAAGGATTTCACGCTACTGGACTTAATCAAATTATTGAAGAGAGTGGCGCTCCTAAAGGCTCCTTATATTATCATTTTCCGAATGGGAAAGAAGAAATTGCTTTAGAAGCAATTAAGCGAATGAGGGAACTAGTAGTGGAGAAAATGAGAGAAGACTTAAATGATGGCGATACCCCTGTGTCTGCTTTTCAGCAACATGTGAACTCTATCGCAAATGAATTTGATCAAATGGGCTGTAGTGCACTTGAAGGTTTGCAAATTAGTTTGATTGCTTCTGAAACAGCGTTAACACATGAAACGCTGCGAGTAGCATGTGATGCTACTTTTACAGACTGGCAAGCTCTTTATACGAATCGATTAGAAGAATTTGGCTTTAAAAAAGAGCTAGCACAAGAGTTAGGTATAACGTTAAATGCAATGATAGAAGGTGGATGTATGTTAGCTCTAACAAACAAGAGCAGTAACCCGCTTCGCTGCATTTCAAATCAAATAGCAGTGCTGTTAAAACAGTAA
- a CDS encoding GntR family transcriptional regulator, producing MKKRDFIAEDILSKIYQNKYKAGEKIPTERELAKHYDVSRYTIREALKKLVNIGCVKIIQGSGIFVNETRYKSPLIYNSLTERKFKDIQSKIIYFKKIEADHTLEKIFDLSGRKTKVWEYKRVRIVDYQKMQIETTRLPCAYFPDLEEEEVKNSVHEYVQQCGYQISHFITTYSAINVSKEDAELLNCKKGVAAMKIFNRGILQNGTVFEYSEMINLDYSVSYFTPFNPYSHQYRKN from the coding sequence ATGAAAAAGAGAGATTTTATAGCAGAAGATATTTTAAGTAAGATTTATCAAAATAAATATAAAGCAGGGGAAAAGATTCCAACGGAAAGAGAACTTGCCAAACATTATGATGTATCAAGATACACCATTCGCGAAGCATTAAAAAAGCTTGTGAACATAGGATGTGTAAAAATCATTCAAGGTTCAGGGATATTTGTAAATGAAACAAGATATAAAAGCCCCTTAATTTATAATTCACTCACAGAAAGAAAGTTTAAAGATATCCAATCAAAAATTATTTATTTTAAAAAAATAGAGGCAGATCATACATTAGAAAAAATATTTGATTTAAGCGGAAGAAAAACAAAAGTGTGGGAATACAAACGTGTTAGAATTGTCGATTATCAAAAAATGCAAATAGAAACAACAAGACTTCCGTGTGCGTATTTTCCAGATTTAGAAGAAGAAGAAGTGAAAAACTCCGTTCATGAATATGTACAGCAATGTGGCTATCAAATCTCTCATTTCATTACTACCTATAGTGCAATCAATGTAAGTAAAGAAGATGCTGAGCTGCTGAATTGCAAAAAAGGTGTCGCGGCTATGAAAATTTTTAATAGAGGAATCCTACAAAATGGCACAGTATTTGAATATAGTGAGATGATAAACTTGGATTATTCTGTTTCTTATTTCACTCCGTTTAATCCATATAGTCATCAGTATCGAAAGAATTAA
- a CDS encoding PTS transporter subunit EIIC produces MYPTLLDAAKLGEISQFHLIGLPIPVINAITPIALQNFADKGYDMLMPMMFMTNMAIAGATFAMFFKAKNKMEKSIIISATISALLGITEPALFGVLIKNKKAFIACTIGSAIAATFFAATGVRIYGYILSSIVCLVAYVVPYFPYAIAGIIIAIGSSFLIAYFTIKKNGSSELNDRVSNAEKI; encoded by the coding sequence ATGTACCCAACCTTATTGGATGCAGCTAAATTAGGGGAAATTAGTCAGTTCCATTTGATCGGGCTACCGATTCCTGTTATTAATGCTATCACACCAATCGCACTGCAGAATTTCGCAGATAAAGGCTACGATATGTTAATGCCAATGATGTTTATGACCAATATGGCAATCGCCGGTGCAACCTTTGCTATGTTCTTTAAAGCAAAGAATAAGATGGAGAAATCAATTATTATATCTGCAACTATTTCAGCCCTACTTGGCATTACAGAACCTGCCTTATTCGGTGTGCTAATTAAAAATAAAAAAGCATTTATAGCATGCACAATCGGAAGTGCCATTGCTGCAACCTTCTTTGCTGCTACTGGTGTAAGAATATACGGCTATATCCTTTCCAGTATCGTATGCTTAGTTGCTTATGTTGTACCTTACTTCCCTTATGCCATTGCTGGAATTATTATCGCCATTGGATCATCTTTCTTGATTGCTTACTTTACGATTAAAAAGAATGGTTCTAGTGAATTAAATGATCGTGTGTCTAATGCTGAGAAGATTTAA
- a CDS encoding NCS1 family transporter has protein sequence MTKDSSNLTQGSRRESLNPISNEKRMFGLSTYIMMWISSMVVIQIFMVGQSFLPPVGSLNLFQAGVVTFVSALFLWVIFVLNSKPGLTYGIPFIVQARSAFGYNGARIASLIRVLPAVFWYGIGSWIGASATNFITDSIWGYSNIWLYFILFQVLQTIIAYSGMNSIKWFDSILSFVVLGFLIYIVIQLIKFGGLNMENSWENNDGSWGMPFFAAITASVGVLITAAINNGDLSRYLENKPKNNRIGHFFGIVPMFLIMMFIGILSAAATGIWDPIQAIVSVIPNPVVAVAMMIFIIVAQFTTNLTINIKPPALVIMEMFNLKWGTAVILVGILSIATFPWILVSSSAFNTFIAFYSAFLGPLLGILLTDYYIVHKQNYRVEELYQRDVKYNWLGIGSMFIGGIIGICFLSIAWMVSMPLSALLYWAGMKFIPAYRVQSTPAAVDKA, from the coding sequence ATGACAAAGGATAGTTCCAATCTTACACAAGGATCGAGACGAGAATCACTAAATCCAATTTCAAATGAAAAAAGAATGTTTGGGTTATCGACATATATAATGATGTGGATTTCTTCCATGGTAGTTATTCAAATTTTCATGGTAGGACAATCTTTTCTTCCACCGGTAGGCAGTTTGAACTTATTTCAGGCAGGGGTAGTCACCTTTGTATCAGCACTTTTTCTTTGGGTAATCTTTGTTCTTAATTCTAAACCAGGTCTGACATATGGAATTCCTTTTATTGTTCAAGCAAGATCTGCCTTTGGCTATAATGGTGCAAGAATAGCATCACTCATTCGTGTGTTGCCTGCAGTTTTTTGGTATGGGATAGGCTCATGGATTGGAGCAAGCGCAACGAACTTTATTACTGACTCGATATGGGGCTACAGTAATATCTGGTTATATTTCATTTTATTCCAAGTACTTCAAACGATAATTGCATACTCTGGGATGAATTCTATTAAATGGTTTGATTCTATACTATCCTTTGTAGTATTAGGTTTTCTTATCTATATTGTGATTCAGCTTATAAAATTTGGTGGTTTGAACATGGAAAATAGCTGGGAAAATAATGATGGATCTTGGGGGATGCCATTTTTTGCAGCTATTACTGCCTCGGTAGGGGTATTAATTACAGCGGCTATAAATAATGGAGATTTAAGTAGATATCTAGAGAATAAGCCCAAAAATAACAGGATTGGTCACTTTTTTGGGATTGTTCCGATGTTTCTTATTATGATGTTTATTGGGATATTATCTGCTGCTGCAACCGGAATTTGGGATCCCATACAAGCTATTGTATCTGTTATTCCGAATCCAGTTGTAGCGGTTGCTATGATGATATTTATCATTGTTGCTCAGTTTACAACCAATTTAACCATTAATATTAAACCGCCTGCTCTAGTCATTATGGAAATGTTTAATTTGAAATGGGGAACTGCGGTCATATTAGTTGGAATTTTAAGTATAGCTACTTTTCCTTGGATTCTTGTATCAAGTTCTGCTTTTAATACATTTATAGCATTTTATTCGGCCTTTTTAGGACCACTACTAGGAATCCTGCTGACCGATTATTATATTGTCCATAAACAAAATTATCGTGTGGAAGAATTGTATCAAAGAGACGTTAAGTACAATTGGTTAGGCATTGGCTCTATGTTTATTGGCGGGATTATTGGTATCTGTTTCCTCTCTATAGCGTGGATGGTTAGTATGCCGCTTAGCGCACTTCTATACTGGGCAGGAATGAAATTTATTCCAGCATACAGAGTTCAGTCAACTCCGGCTGCAGTTGATAAGGCTTAA
- a CDS encoding hydantoinase/carbamoylase family amidase produces the protein MQSLAYVDANRIYSRIMELGEIGRTKQSGVQRLALSKEDKEAQILVTKWMEEAGLTVSHDHFGNLIGRKEGEKPHLPIVMIGSHIDSVRNGGKFDGIIGVLGGIEIAQFIYSNNISHAHTLEVIAFCEEEGSQFNDGLFGSRGMVGKATEEDFQKKNDQQVTRFDALKNFGSEIDPARYKESVRKEEEIKIYLEMHIEQGPYLDVNSHPVGIVNGIAGLSWYTIMIEGTPGHAGTVPMNLRNDPMIGAAKVIQEINEICSSQPDQQTVGTVGIIQAFPGGSNIIPNAVQFSLDLRDINLTRKNRIFAEIEERLQAICQENGLSYTIKTNIELDPVACSEEIIDVFTSIGKKLDMDIPIMVSGAGHDAMLMSEITDIGMIFVRCKKGISHQPEESATKEDIAMGTEIMLQAVLQYI, from the coding sequence ATGCAATCACTAGCCTATGTGGATGCCAACAGAATTTACTCAAGAATAATGGAATTAGGGGAAATAGGAAGGACAAAGCAGAGTGGAGTACAACGCTTAGCTTTAAGTAAGGAGGATAAGGAAGCACAAATCCTTGTCACTAAATGGATGGAGGAGGCTGGTCTAACAGTTTCTCATGATCATTTTGGAAATTTAATTGGTCGAAAAGAAGGAGAAAAACCGCATCTCCCTATTGTGATGATAGGCTCTCATATTGATTCAGTAAGAAATGGGGGGAAGTTCGACGGAATTATAGGGGTACTGGGAGGAATAGAAATTGCTCAGTTTATCTATTCCAATAATATATCTCATGCTCATACGTTAGAAGTAATCGCTTTTTGTGAAGAGGAAGGATCTCAATTTAACGATGGTTTATTTGGAAGTAGAGGGATGGTTGGAAAAGCAACCGAAGAAGATTTTCAAAAAAAGAATGACCAGCAAGTAACTAGATTTGATGCTTTAAAGAATTTTGGGTCTGAAATTGACCCAGCACGTTATAAAGAATCAGTGCGGAAGGAAGAGGAAATAAAGATTTACTTAGAAATGCATATTGAGCAGGGTCCTTATTTAGATGTAAATAGTCATCCAGTAGGTATCGTAAATGGGATAGCTGGATTGTCTTGGTACACGATTATGATTGAAGGTACTCCTGGTCATGCAGGAACCGTACCGATGAATTTAAGAAATGATCCTATGATAGGGGCAGCAAAAGTAATTCAAGAAATCAATGAAATATGCAGTAGCCAGCCTGATCAACAAACAGTTGGAACTGTTGGAATTATTCAGGCCTTTCCTGGTGGGAGCAATATAATTCCTAATGCTGTCCAATTTTCACTTGATTTAAGAGATATAAATCTTACCAGAAAAAACCGCATATTTGCTGAAATCGAGGAAAGGCTCCAAGCGATATGCCAAGAAAATGGATTAAGCTATACAATCAAAACAAATATTGAACTTGATCCGGTAGCTTGTTCAGAAGAAATTATTGATGTATTCACTTCAATTGGAAAAAAACTAGATATGGATATTCCTATTATGGTAAGTGGAGCCGGACATGATGCGATGCTAATGTCGGAGATAACAGATATAGGGATGATTTTTGTTCGATGTAAAAAGGGAATTAGTCATCAGCCAGAGGAAAGTGCAACGAAAGAAGATATTGCAATGGGAACGGAAATTATGCTTCAAGCAGTACTGCAGTACATTTAA